The Cystobacter fuscus DSM 2262 region CCGCTCGGACCACTCGAAGACGGGGCGGTACGGGAAGAACATGCACGGGACGGCGTGGAGGATGAACTGGAGCCCCACCTGCGCGAAGCAGCCCGCGGGGGCGATCAGCACCAGCGCCTTCACGCGCGCGGGCACCTTCAGCGCGAAGTTGAGGCTCAGCCAGCCGCCCAGCGACTGCCCGCCCACCACGGACGACTCCACCTTCAACCCGTCCATCACCTCTCCGAGCCAGGCGGCGCAATCGTCACGGCTCTTCATCGGCTGCTCCACCTCGCTCCAACCGAAGTCCCCCGGCACCTCGGGCATGTAGACCCGGTGTGTCCGGGCGAGCGCGGCGATGTTGGGGGCCCACATGGTCGAGGACCCCGTCATCCCGTGCAGCAGGAAGAAGGCAGGCGCCTCGCGAGGCCCGCTCACGAGCACGTGCGTCCGCCCGAAACGCGTGGGCACGAAGAGCCTCTCGACGGGGACGGGCCAGCGCTCCAGGGCCCTGTCGTAGACGGTCGTGAACGCGCTCTGCCCTGCCTGTGTCTTGAATGAGGGATTCATCATGGTGGGTACCTTTGCGCACGGATGATGGTCGAGCCTAAGAAGGCCAGCAACTCCGCCAGGCGTAGGGGAGGGGAAGCGCACATTCGCGGTACGCGACGCATGGAGGATGGGATGTTGGTGAATTTTGCTTTGTTCGAAGGAATCACCCAACTGGACCTGACCGGGCCGTATGAGGTGCTGGCGCGGGCGCCAGGTTTTCACTGCGAGTTGGTGGCGAAGCAGTCCAGTCCGGTTCGTTCGGATCGCGGCCTCCTGCTGGTGCCGACCCGGACCATGGCCGAGGCAGCGCCTTGCGAGCTTCTGGTCGTTCCCGGAGGTCCAGGGACCGATGCCGCATTGGGTGATCCGCAGTGGGTGGACTTCATCCGCTCACAGGCGGCTCAGGCCCGCTGGGTCTTTGGCATCTGTACGGGATCGTTGCTGCTTGGCGCGGCGGGCCTGCTGAAGGGCAGGAAGGCCTCCTGTCACTGGCTCGCGCGCGACTTGCTCGCACATTTCGGCGCCACACCGGTGAACGAGCGTACGACCGTCGATGGCAAGTACTTTACGTCCGGAGGGGTGACAGCAGGGATCGACATGGCGTTGCGTGTCGTTGCCAGCGTGCTGGATCAGGAGGCCGCCGAGCAGATCCAGTTGCAGATCGAGTATGATCCCGAGCCGCCTTTCGTTGGCGGAACGCCATTCACGGCGCGCCCTGAGATCATCGACCGCTGCACCAGGGCGGGTGCCGAACGACGCTCCGTCCGGGAAGCCGCCGTGCGGGAAGCGGCGTCACGGCTCGCCAGCGACGGGAGCGCACGAGGATCGTCACGCTGAAGCGCAGGGCTCCGTTGCTGTCTTGACTGTTCCTATTCCCTGAGAAGATCCGAACCGGCGGAAAGCTACCGCCAGACGGAACAGCCGGTTTCAACGGGTATCGATCCCCCACGCCTCTTTGTTTTATGAGGCCGGACATGACGACGATGCCCCTGCGAACGACGACCTCCCAGGCTCCAGCCGAGACACCCACGCCCCCACGAGCCACGGCCCACCCCGAGCTCTGGCCCCAGGCGCGCAGCCCCGAGGCCCTGACCGACGCCCAGACCGAGGCGCGCATCGACTCCCTGCTGGCCCGGCTCAGCCTCGAGGAGAAGGTCGGCCAGGTGATCCAGGCCGACATCGGCTCGATCAAGGCGGAGGATCTGCGGACCTATCCGCTGGGCTCCATCCTCGCGGGCGGCAACTCCGGCCCGAACAACGACGATCGCGCCCCCGCCGTCGAGTGGCTGAAGCTCTCGCGTGACTTCCGCGCGATCTCGCTCGAGGAGCGCCCGGGCCACACGCCCATCCCCGTCATCTTCGGCGTGGACGCCGTGCACGGGAACAACAACATCCCCGGTGCCACCATCTTTCCGCACAACATCGCCCTGGGCGCGGTGCGGGATCCGGAGCTGATCCGTCGCATCGGCGAGGTCACCGCGCTGGAGAGCGCCGTCACCGGCATCGACTGGACCTTCGGCCCCACGCTGGCCGTGCCTCGCGATGACCGCTGGGGCCGCACCTACGAGGGCTATTCCGAGGACCCCGAGCTGGTGGCGAGCTACGCGGGCCCGATGACGCTGGGGCTCCAGGGCGAGCTCCGTCCGGGTCAGCCGCTGGCGCAGGGCCGCATCGCCGGCTCGGCCAAGCACTTCCTCGCCGACGGCGGCACCACGGGAGGCAAGGACCAGGGCGACGCGGAGATCAGCGAGGAGGAGCTCGTGCGCCTCCACGCCGCGGGCTATCCCCCGACCATCAACGCCGGCATCCTGTCGGTGATGGCCTCCTTCTCCAGCTGGAATGGGGTCAAGCACACCGGCAACAAGACGCTGCTGACGGATGTGCTCAAGGGCCGGATGGGCTTCAACGGCTTCGTCGTGGGTGACTGGAACGCCCACGGCCAGTTGCCCGGCGCCACCAACGAGAACAGCCCGCAGGCGCTCATCGCCGGGCTCGACATGTACATGGCCCCCGACAGCTGGAAGGGGCTGTTCCACAACACGCTCGCCCAGGTGCGCGCCGGAGAGATCCCCCTGGCGCGCCTGGAGGATGCCGTGCGCCGCATCCTCCGCGCCAAGTTCAAGGCCGGGCTGTTCAACACGGAGCGCCCGCTGGAGGGCCGGTTCGAGTTGTTCGGAGCCCCCGCGCACCGGGCCGTCGCTCGCGAGGCGGTGGCCAGGTCGCTCGTCCTGTTGAAGAACGAGGGCGTGCTGCCGATCAAGTCGACCGCCCGCGTCCTCGTGGCGGGAGATGCCGCCGACGACATCGGCAAGCAGTGCGGAGGCTGGACCCTGAGCTGGCAGGGCACGGGCAACACGAACAGTGACTTCCCGAACGCGCATTCCATCTACGCGGGCATCCGCGACGCGGTGGCGGCCGGTGGCGGCAGCGCCGAGCTGAGCGTGGACGGCTCGTTCACGAAGAAGCCGGATGTGGCCATCGTGGTCTTCGGCGAGAACCCCTACGCCGAGTTCCAGGGCGACATCGCCACGGTCGAGTACCAGCCGGGAAACAAGACCGACCTGGCCCTGCTCAGGAAGCTCATGGCCCAGGGCATCCCCGTGGTGTCCGTGTTCCTGTCGGGACGGCCACTGTGGGTGAACCCGGAGATCAACGCCTCGCGAGCCTTCGTGGCCGCGTGGCTGCCCGGCACCCAGGGCGAGGGCGTGGCGGATGTCCTGATAGGCGACGCGAACGGCAAGCCCCGGCGCGACTTCACCGGCAAGCTGTCCTTCTCCTGGCCCCGGAAGGCCCTGCAGGCGTCGGTGAACCGGGGCGACGCGAACTACGATCCGCAGTTCCCCTATGGGTATGGCCTCTCCTACGCCCAACCCGCCCGGGTGGAGATGCTGTCGGAGGATCCGGGACCGACGGTGGCCGC contains the following coding sequences:
- a CDS encoding DJ-1/PfpI family protein, which produces MLVNFALFEGITQLDLTGPYEVLARAPGFHCELVAKQSSPVRSDRGLLLVPTRTMAEAAPCELLVVPGGPGTDAALGDPQWVDFIRSQAAQARWVFGICTGSLLLGAAGLLKGRKASCHWLARDLLAHFGATPVNERTTVDGKYFTSGGVTAGIDMALRVVASVLDQEAAEQIQLQIEYDPEPPFVGGTPFTARPEIIDRCTRAGAERRSVREAAVREAASRLASDGSARGSSR
- a CDS encoding glycoside hydrolase family 3 protein — its product is MTTMPLRTTTSQAPAETPTPPRATAHPELWPQARSPEALTDAQTEARIDSLLARLSLEEKVGQVIQADIGSIKAEDLRTYPLGSILAGGNSGPNNDDRAPAVEWLKLSRDFRAISLEERPGHTPIPVIFGVDAVHGNNNIPGATIFPHNIALGAVRDPELIRRIGEVTALESAVTGIDWTFGPTLAVPRDDRWGRTYEGYSEDPELVASYAGPMTLGLQGELRPGQPLAQGRIAGSAKHFLADGGTTGGKDQGDAEISEEELVRLHAAGYPPTINAGILSVMASFSSWNGVKHTGNKTLLTDVLKGRMGFNGFVVGDWNAHGQLPGATNENSPQALIAGLDMYMAPDSWKGLFHNTLAQVRAGEIPLARLEDAVRRILRAKFKAGLFNTERPLEGRFELFGAPAHRAVAREAVARSLVLLKNEGVLPIKSTARVLVAGDAADDIGKQCGGWTLSWQGTGNTNSDFPNAHSIYAGIRDAVAAGGGSAELSVDGSFTKKPDVAIVVFGENPYAEFQGDIATVEYQPGNKTDLALLRKLMAQGIPVVSVFLSGRPLWVNPEINASRAFVAAWLPGTQGEGVADVLIGDANGKPRRDFTGKLSFSWPRKALQASVNRGDANYDPQFPYGYGLSYAQPARVEMLSEDPGPTVAATSTALFFGSGKVAEPWSLVLSDTGGSSPALKANGDSPQRVLSLRVVDAGAQENGRTLTWSGTQQATVAVTGPAVDLSRQTTGDMAVALRYRLDRAPAAPVKLTLTSGERPASLDITRLLTTLGSATEFRMLKVKLSSFRDAGANMSSVTSPLALTTSGALTLTVTDLCLATNDGDAVCP
- a CDS encoding alpha/beta fold hydrolase, which codes for MMNPSFKTQAGQSAFTTVYDRALERWPVPVERLFVPTRFGRTHVLVSGPREAPAFFLLHGMTGSSTMWAPNIAALARTHRVYMPEVPGDFGWSEVEQPMKSRDDCAAWLGEVMDGLKVESSVVGGQSLGGWLSLNFALKVPARVKALVLIAPAGCFAQVGLQFILHAVPCMFFPYRPVFEWSERWMCAPGNTPPRESSELFAAGMRHFRSRLRARPGPFPEGELRGLLVPTLLLVGDKEVITNGPALVERARQLIPHVQAELVPHAGHLLSGEKPEHVNARIVRFLEDMARPSRAA